The Moraxella haemolytica genome window below encodes:
- the ppsA gene encoding phosphoenolpyruvate synthase, with protein MAQVIPFSQLGKDDVEIVGGKNASLGEMISNLANVGVSVPNGFATTADAFNRFLNETGLLDKINAELKGLDVDDVEKLAEVGAKVRDWVIAQDLPKDLEDEIRRTYDELTGGQDVAVAVRSSATAEDLPDASFAGQQETFLNIRGIDNVLIAIKEVFASLYNDRAIAYRVHKGFEHAGVALSAGVQRMVRSETGTSGVMFTLDTESGFNEVVFITASYGLGEMVVQGAVNPDEFYLSKALLAQNRPAVVRRNLGSKHIKMVYGDEGSTKRSTKIVDVEKADRQQFALSTDELTALAKQALIIEKHYGCPMDIEWAKDGDTGELFIVQARPETVKSRQDKTSMERYVINSKGAKVLCEGRSIGQRIGSGKVRIVSNLNEMSKVEEGDVLVSDMTDPDWEPVMKRASAIITNRGGRTCHAAIIARELGVPAIVGCGNATELLTDGQAVTVSCAEGDTGFIYDGRLDFEVQKNSIATMPELAFKVMMNVGNPDRAFDFAQIPNEGVGLARLEFIINRMIGVHPKALLNVDSLPQETQLQVFERMAGYNSPVEFYINKLIEGISTLAVAFYDKPVIVRMSDFKSNEYANLIGGKLYEPHEENPMLGFRGASRYISDNFRDCFELECRALKYVREEMGLTNVKIMIPFVRTTTEAAQVIELLEKNGLKRGQNGLEIIMMCELPTNALLADEFLEYFDGFSIGSNDLTQLTLGLDRDSGIVSHLFDERDLAVKKLLSMAIEACRKQGKYVGICGQGPSDHPDLARWLMEQGIDSVSLNPDSVLDTWLFLAKDK; from the coding sequence ATGGCACAAGTTATTCCATTTAGCCAACTTGGCAAGGATGATGTTGAGATTGTTGGTGGTAAGAATGCATCGCTTGGTGAGATGATTAGTAATTTGGCAAATGTTGGTGTATCTGTACCAAATGGCTTTGCTACGACCGCTGACGCATTTAACCGTTTTTTAAACGAAACAGGTCTTTTGGATAAAATTAATGCTGAATTAAAAGGCTTGGATGTTGATGATGTTGAAAAACTGGCTGAAGTCGGTGCTAAGGTGCGTGATTGGGTCATCGCTCAAGACTTGCCAAAAGATCTAGAAGATGAGATTCGCCGTACCTATGATGAGCTGACAGGTGGTCAAGATGTTGCGGTGGCGGTGCGTTCATCAGCTACAGCAGAAGATTTGCCTGACGCATCTTTTGCAGGACAGCAAGAGACTTTCTTGAATATTCGTGGCATTGATAATGTATTGATTGCCATCAAAGAAGTTTTTGCCAGCTTGTATAATGACCGTGCCATCGCCTATCGTGTACATAAAGGCTTTGAGCATGCAGGCGTGGCATTATCAGCAGGGGTTCAGCGAATGGTACGCTCGGAAACTGGCACCTCTGGCGTGATGTTCACTCTAGACACCGAGAGTGGCTTTAATGAAGTGGTGTTTATTACAGCAAGCTATGGTCTTGGTGAGATGGTTGTCCAAGGGGCAGTAAACCCTGATGAATTTTATCTGTCAAAAGCACTACTTGCTCAAAACCGCCCTGCGGTGGTTCGTCGTAATTTAGGCTCAAAACACATCAAGATGGTCTATGGTGATGAGGGTAGTACCAAGCGTTCAACTAAGATTGTTGATGTAGAAAAGGCAGACCGTCAGCAGTTTGCTTTATCAACCGATGAACTGACCGCTCTTGCCAAGCAAGCACTGATTATTGAGAAGCACTACGGCTGTCCTATGGATATTGAATGGGCAAAAGATGGTGATACAGGCGAACTATTTATCGTGCAGGCACGCCCAGAGACAGTGAAATCTCGCCAAGACAAAACAAGCATGGAGCGTTATGTCATCAACTCCAAAGGGGCAAAAGTGCTATGTGAGGGTCGCTCTATCGGTCAGCGTATCGGTTCTGGAAAAGTGCGTATCGTTAGCAATCTCAATGAGATGAGTAAGGTTGAAGAAGGTGATGTGCTGGTGTCTGACATGACCGACCCAGATTGGGAGCCGGTGATGAAGCGAGCGTCTGCCATCATTACCAATCGTGGCGGCCGTACTTGTCATGCCGCCATCATCGCTCGTGAGCTTGGCGTACCTGCCATTGTTGGCTGTGGTAATGCCACCGAGCTTTTAACAGATGGTCAGGCGGTTACTGTATCATGTGCTGAGGGCGATACAGGATTTATTTATGATGGCAGGCTTGATTTTGAAGTGCAAAAAAACTCCATCGCTACCATGCCAGAGCTTGCCTTTAAAGTCATGATGAATGTCGGCAATCCAGACCGTGCGTTTGATTTTGCTCAGATTCCTAATGAGGGCGTGGGCTTGGCACGACTAGAATTCATCATCAACCGCATGATTGGTGTGCACCCAAAAGCCTTATTAAATGTAGATAGCTTGCCCCAAGAAACTCAATTGCAAGTCTTTGAGCGTATGGCAGGCTATAACTCGCCTGTGGAATTTTATATCAATAAGCTGATTGAGGGTATTTCTACTCTTGCGGTAGCGTTTTATGATAAGCCTGTGATTGTGCGTATGAGTGATTTTAAATCCAATGAATACGCCAACTTGATCGGTGGTAAACTCTACGAGCCACACGAAGAAAATCCAATGCTTGGTTTCCGTGGGGCAAGTCGCTATATTTCGGATAATTTCCGTGATTGCTTTGAGCTTGAATGCCGTGCGTTAAAATATGTGCGTGAGGAGATGGGCTTGACGAATGTCAAAATCATGATTCCGTTTGTACGCACCACCACAGAAGCAGCCCAAGTGATTGAGCTACTAGAAAAAAATGGCTTAAAGCGTGGTCAAAACGGTCTTGAGATTATCATGATGTGCGAGTTGCCGACCAATGCTTTGCTTGCTGATGAGTTTTTGGAGTATTTTGATGGTTTTTCCATCGGTTCAAATGACTTAACTCAGCTTACACTTGGTCTTGATCGTGATAGTGGCATTGTTTCGCACTTGTTTGATGAGCGAGACCTTGCGGTCAAAAAACTGCTTAGTATGGCGATTGAAGCGTGTCGCAAACAAGGCAAATATGTCGGCATTTGCGGTCAAGGACCTTCAGATCACCCAGATCTTGCTCGCTGGTTGATGGAGCAGGGCATTGATTCGGTATCCCTAAACCCTGATAGCGTACTTGATACTTGGTTATTTTTAGCAAAGGATAAGTAA
- a CDS encoding tetratricopeptide repeat protein: MLYARVHSKELQSIEKSESLLNQAYNEITSSDEYLNNVPNAIFSALFNRNGYALILFRNNKMEEAKNLMIDCIAQIDNISIIDGEEKLELYRSVLAYNLAQCYERLGDYNNAIISLNRLLDKDKLMDTYYLDLARVYGYLNDIDSAIFSCRQTTLINPYSHQNWATLAYWQLQKTLYLDSAFNYYYAYKLCLDPKKSLMYLNDALYSKILSKEQDCCPDLEAVLKNFVTNKELFGFDESEVVKSFSLLAETELCKGNQKQALDYLSLALVKFPNNNILKQNYEFLSSLYFE; the protein is encoded by the coding sequence ATGCTATATGCTAGAGTACACAGTAAAGAACTTCAAAGTATAGAAAAGTCAGAGTCTTTATTGAATCAAGCCTATAATGAAATTACAAGCTCTGATGAGTATCTAAATAATGTTCCAAATGCAATTTTTTCAGCTTTATTTAATCGTAATGGGTATGCTTTGATTTTATTTCGAAATAATAAAATGGAAGAGGCAAAAAATTTAATGATAGATTGTATTGCTCAAATTGACAATATATCGATCATTGATGGAGAAGAAAAATTAGAATTGTATCGTTCTGTTTTGGCGTACAATTTGGCTCAATGTTATGAAAGGCTTGGCGATTATAATAATGCCATCATCTCTTTAAATAGACTTTTGGATAAAGATAAGTTAATGGATACTTATTATTTGGATTTGGCAAGAGTTTATGGTTATTTAAATGATATAGATTCTGCGATTTTTAGTTGCAGACAGACAACATTAATCAACCCTTACAGTCATCAAAACTGGGCAACCCTTGCTTATTGGCAATTACAAAAAACATTGTATTTAGATTCAGCATTTAACTATTATTATGCTTATAAATTGTGTCTTGATCCTAAAAAGTCTTTAATGTATCTAAATGATGCTCTCTACTCAAAAATTTTATCCAAAGAACAAGATTGTTGTCCTGATTTAGAAGCGGTGTTAAAGAATTTTGTAACAAATAAAGAATTATTTGGCTTTGATGAAAGTGAGGTTGTAAAGTCTTTTAGTTTATTGGCGGAAACAGAGTTGTGTAAAGGTAATCAGAAGCAAGCCCTTGATTATTTATCATTAGCACTGGTTAAATTTCCCAATAATAACATTTTAAAACAAAACTATGAATTTTTAAGTTCTTTATATTTTGAATAA